The window GTGAGTCTCTTTGATTTGGGGTGAGCAGTACCTTACCCAGGCTCACCCCAATGCCATTATTTGTTGACAATATGTCAACAAATTTAGATGGTCATGAACGCTGACAGTTTGTCAACATTTACGGGTTTCTCTGCCTCTGACAGAATCTGAGGCATGGGCAAAGCAGGCAAAGCGCTTAAACAGGTGTTGGAAACCTACGGCATTAGCCAAAACCAACTGGCGGTCACAATGGGAGTTGACCGCTCAAATGTCCATCGCTGGGTACACGAGCAAAGAGACCCTGCCGGTGATGTGATTGTAGAAATTAAGAACGCACTCAAGCAGCTAAACCCGGATGCGGCTGAGGATTTTGCCAGGTTATTCTTAGGTGATTGAGATAGATAAGGCGATCGGTTGTTAGAGGGATGAGGGAAAAGTGCGATCGCTCCATGTTTTCTGGGAGTCAAACCCTACTCTCCTGACAATCGCAGAACATCACTGATAATTTTGTCAGTCAACCACATACCTTTACTGCGAAGCATGTTAATAACTGGTGCTACGGTTGAGAGATATCCTGACTGTTTGGCTTTTACCAATACACCAAGAGTTCCTGTGTATTTTAATCTATACAAATCAGCGATTCGTTGCGCCAATCTATGGTTCAATATAAGCATTAAACATATGTTGGCGACGTTCTTCCAAGCTCATGCTAGGGATGTTTTCGACACACATCCCTTGGTAAGCGATTGCCATAATATTGAGCATCAGGGGTGACTTTGCCAACTCTTGCAGCTGAGTATCGGTTTGCAGTGTCGTTCTCAGGGCTGCCAGTCCGGTACCGACGCTGTTGAGATACTGCTGAATTTGTTCGCTGGAGAGGGGTTGCACATAGATGGCAGCTTGAAAGTGCAGGCAATGTTTCAGAGCTTCGTAGTCCTTGAGGCGGCTACACACTACCATCTCTGTGTCTCCGTATGCCTGATGAAATTGATTTAATGCCTGA is drawn from Microcoleus sp. AS-A8 and contains these coding sequences:
- a CDS encoding helix-turn-helix domain-containing protein, which codes for MGKAGKALKQVLETYGISQNQLAVTMGVDRSNVHRWVHEQRDPAGDVIVEIKNALKQLNPDAAEDFARLFLGD
- a CDS encoding DUF3368 domain-containing protein, translating into MLILNHRLAQRIADLYRLKYTGTLGVLVKAKQSGYLSTVAPVINMLRSKGMWLTDKIISDVLRLSGE